GTTTTCAATCATGCGCCTATACTGCTCCTGCATGCGATCATGCTCTTCCTGCTGCAGACGTCTCGCAGCTGCCAGCCTCTCAACCTCTGCACGGTCAACTTCTGTCCGACCTTCTGACCGGTCAGCCTCCCCATCACCTTTGCTCGTGAGGCCATTGGGATTGTCGATACTCTTTCTGTGTTTTCCAAATCTATGAAATGATAGTTTATTAGTAATGCATTCCAAGGTaccattatgataaaatattatcatctaaatattcaataatatactgatgtaaaaataaatgtatattttacaatatatattcacatcacaTAATGCATTTCAAATACCTGAACATGGAACCAAGTCCTTTGAAGATTCCTGGCTTCTTCTTGCCAACTTTCTTGTACTTATCATCGACAGCAGAATTCACTGATGACTGCCGACTGTTGCCTCTGCCAAAACCAGAGCCGCTGGATTCTGACTCTTCTTCTGCAACTAAATATCCAAAATATTCCTCATGTGAGAAAAAATCTTCTGGGGGAAATCAGCACAGACAAAATGCACAACATTCAGAAGACACATCAgcagaagcaaaaacaaaataaaaaacaacattgaTAAGCAACAATTGCCACAACAGTTGGAACATGcatggaaaaagaaaggaacaccACAGCAACATCCAAGGACAAGAAAGcacaaaatcaagaaaaacatGGAGTCAAGCAGTCGTAGGAAGGGGTGCCAGGATCCACCGCCATCAGATGTCGAAAAAGGCAAATTGCACGCAAGCAATGCACAAATTTGGTCAGGTGTTACCCACAGGAAATGGTGAATGTATGAACAATTCATCACAAGTAGCCCCACAGTCAGGTGATTCCAGGTCACATCCCCAATGGGATCAAGGAACATTGAGCATCCAGGCCCCATCGGGTCATAGAAGGTCAAGCCAAAGGTCCGAACGAACATGAGTAGGGTTGTCGGTGTCGGTGCACAGTAGGGTAGGAGtcaagaagatggagagaaacaTGAATCTATTAGGATTGTCTCTTGGAGTTGGATTACAGTGACTGCACTACCCTTCAATGACAACTTATCCTCTTTTATACCAATCTACCATATGCAGAAAGGTTTTGATTCATTACTTTTTTAGAAGTGTTACTTTAGGATCtaccccaacaaaacacccagtctgagagtatatatatcaaactacATTCTCAAACTTGTACAAGAAATCTAGTTATACTtcttactgatgataataatacaaaactgTTTACATCTTATAGACTTCTAACACTTACGGGTTTCCATCTTATTTCTTAAACCGGTGAGAGGGACATCATAAGACCTGTCAACGGCAGCCCGGAAGCTCTCATTGCACCCACGGCCTCTTGGCACTCTGCCCGAACCCATGCGGTGGCCCTCTTCTTCGAGTGCCATCTGGAAGGAGGTTAATATAAATTTTCTGTCTTTCCTAGAATAAATACAAGGAAATAGATAAATCTATAGCAGCTGTGGCAATAAAACTATTAAGATGctaaaccttataaaaaaaataattaatataaataacttcttccattaaagaaaaaatagcaaaCTTAACTCTCGTCTACTCATTTACACCATTTACACTTGCACtcaaattttaaacaaacaaagtTATGCACCTTTGAGACCATAAATAAAAGTTTTCCTGTCCCTACCTCCTGAACCATTGTCTGCAGGGACTCTAGGCTTGAAGACTTCTTCATGCCTAAACCTGGACCGACGTCTAGCCGAGATCGAAGGGCATCTGgagattatttatatgatttatatgaatTTGGGAAAGTGTGTAAAGGAAACATTTAATTTATTTGTCTCAATCCCTTGTACAGCTGACAACTTGATCATGGTGCACATGCATTGTTATCATGCATCAAGAAAGCAAATTATGGTTGCTATTATGGAATGATGTTCAGGTTGTCATTTATAATTGGGATGAAAACtttacaataacagaaaaaaaactttaaaatcctatattcttttttctatgtATTATCAATCAAAACAATAACAGAACTATATACAAAGTACTGGTATTAACTTTAAGAATTGTTAAGAATTGTTAGGCAATGTCAAAAACATTTAATGCATCACAGACTCCATGCAAAATAACTTTCTGGTAAATATTAGTTTAAGCTTCAAATTCATTCTCAGGGACTGACACTGTTTATCTTGCTGCCATTTATTCTTTCATCTGACAAACTACACTGACTATGACATACCtctgataaaaaatgtaatacttGGATTCTTCAATCGAAcctgacacacatatatgtaaaaaaatatatatatatataaatatatatatatataaagagaccaTTCTCTCTGCAAAAGCTCCCAAGAGTAAAAAAGACTACCAGAGAATAAAACGAAAGATGAGAGAAGTGAGGGATGGCTGATGATAATGTGGCATCCAACACTcatatgagaaagagaagagggaaagagagaaagagggcaaacaaaatataaaccagataaaaaataaacattgattCCTCTTGAGATTGTAGCACCCAATATAACCCCCCAACCTTTACCCTGTGGTGGCAAGTGCTCAtgctgagaggaggaggaggagggttgttCATGTGCGTGACTGTTGGTGCGCTGGAGGTTTTGAGAGGCGAGAGATTCGTCCGACGAGGCCCGGACCAGCAGCTTCCCCCCCATCACAGCTGCGTCTCGACTCAATAACTCTCGGTTACGGGCAGCTACACAATAAGACAAAACCAAGAGATTTTGTGTAAGTACTTTTTCTTGTTATCTGGATTCTTACATAAAGTTCTCTGTGATGCTAGctatgtttttcttctcttttggggtgggggggtagggggtgaggaaaGGTGAAAGGTTTGGGGGAAGCTGTGAGTATAACAAGACAAACATGTGCAGAgagatattaatagtattataagatattatattcatatgtacaaatCCATTTCCATTCAAAACATTCATATCCACATTCAGTAATGCTTTCTTCTTGTTCCTCAGGCCCATCTTGATGCTATACCACATTataacatataccatatatatgcaatatcataaaaaaagtgCAGTGAAAAATCATAGCACATACAGGTGAAAAAATAATCCTAACAGAACAGGGTGTCTTGAGAACATCAGTGTAACACAAAGTAGAGTAATGCAATGCTTTAGAAAGTCAAATATATGTCAGGTGTGAGAATTAGTCAATTAGTAAAGAAACAGTGCAAACCCCATGCAAAACAAATCAAGCCATACAACCAAAACCAAATATCCCTCATGTCCCTCCACGGTGCAAAAttctatttaaatatagataaaactaggataaaaaacagaaaagaaaacaaatcatatATCTTGTGACTATCCAGACTacgagaggcaaaaaaaaaaaacatgcaccacATTACTCTTGTTAGTTACCCCAGTTTGAGATCATGGCAGAAAGGTCCTGGCCAAAAGTGGTCCGCTGGTTTCCTTTGCTATGATTTCTCTCAAGACTCCGTGTGATTGGACTGAAGGGGCCTCGTGGGTACCCAGACCAATGCCCCTTGAGGCTCCCTCTTCCCACGGTTCTGTCAAGCGTCTCAGAACCCCCCTTCCTCACATACTGCTGTTTGGACTTTGCCTTTGGACTAGCATTAACAAGGGTGTTGGCCTTCTGGCGTAGTTTTGGGGAGGGCTTTAGAATGGGTCTTGGGATCTCAAGAGTGGCATGGTGGTTCTTTGAAACAGAACTTGGTTGGGAGGGTTTGAGGCTTGATTTCTTTGAGGGTTCTGGCTGTTTTGCCTTCAAGGAAGGGTAATCCTGGGTGGGCAGATCAATCCCAACCTCCCTTGACCCTGGCTTGAACTCCTCTCGTGTTTCACCTTAAGGACAGATACCATACCAGGGTTAGCCAAGAACATTCAGTCTAGTCTGTCACCGTGTTCAAGAAAGGAGGACTGGACAGTCTTTCCTCCAAAATTAACTCATGAACAGACTAGACTAATTGTTACTGACTTCTGTTTAAGAAGCTGACCAACTTAAAGACACAACTTTAAAGATGCATTACACAATTAAGTAATATCATTTAATTGTAATCTTTTACTGTATCTTAGAACCagctaataataatcaaaagcaaAATGTAAATGCATCTTAACACCAAATTACTTATATGTTGACTATAAACACATGActcataaaaaatcataattggTAAGCTTCTTCAGGAGACAACAAGCACTCAAATggatacaaataaattaattttgtaaGTTAGTTAGTCTCAGAAATAAAAGATACCTTGATATACATTGTCCAAAAATACATCATAGTTTTACATGACTCAGTAATATGACAAAATGTCTCATAATTCTACCTTAGAAAACTACAATATGAACTACATACTCAACTTCACACTGAACCTAGTTGTTAATAAATTCAACACAAAACTACTACCACTGTCTACTGTTATCTACTATTATGTAAAACTATATGCAATGAAAGCCTTTTCCTGTTATTGTGTTTACACTCTTCAtttaaaaatgtaacaaaaattaataaatagggAGGATGTGTACGTAAGGGAGGAAAAACCTGAATGCAAGACTAAACCTTGCCTTCTTTTACACTGGTAGGAAAGTTAAATGCTGTTTAGAGAAATTCCAATCATAGGCCTCAGATATCACCACAGAAATTTAAAACTTAGAGCACCTGAAGAATTAAAGTAGTAATTACCAAGGGGCATGGAGGAAATTCTCTTCCGGCAACGACACTTACCCTCCATAGCAGCCAATCCCATCCCCATGCCCTGACTCGCAGCAAGCTTCTCTTGTGCCAGCATCATCTGCCtttgtttctctcgctcttctctgttTGGGGGAAGGATATTGTGGTTATAAGTCTCAGGTGATAAAAATATTCATCATGGAGGAATTTTGTAAAACTTTCATAAAATCTTTTACTTCCAATGAATCACTCATGTCATTGATTAAAAAACTGCCTATAATGACAAAATTCTCATCTCATAAAAGCAAGTATAAAACTTATTACACTTTAAAATCTAAATCCAACTAATAATTCCAAACTATCATTACAACATTTTATGCTGTTGactaattttgaaataattaagaggaatattttttaaaacaactcCTTTCCTGCTCTATCCCTAACCTCGCTTTCTTGTTACGCTGATAGGTGTCGGTGTTTTTGGCATCCAGGGTGGCGTGGCGCTTCTCCGACATGCTTTGCCGTCCAAATTGATCCCTAGAAAATCCTGCTGCATTTTCTTCTAGGGAGGTtctgaaataggaaaaaaggagggcATATTGTTATACATCTTTAATGACTTACTGATAACAAGAGATTCTACAGAAATGTTTAAGTTTAACTGCTCATCAAATTGACATTGTAAAAAATACGTACTGGCTTGTATAGGCATCGTCGGACTGACTTGGGTGGTCACTGTAGCTTCCCGCGGAGGCCCCAGGACCATCAGAGCGACAAATTTCTCTGTAATCACAAAAAACGGAGATAGTATATTCATCAACTGAGAAATACACCTCCAAGATCATATTCTCTACATTCCACAAGAAGCTCAAGCTTTCACGTAAGACTACTGGTGCTAGAAGCTGCCAACCTCACCTTGACATATGATTACCGGCATCGTCGTGAATGATGAGGGTGTCTCTGGATGGCAGGTTGACAGTCGGTGACCCAAGGGGAttgtggcttggcccccccaccGCCACAGACTCCCTTTCACCACGCATCACCAGCTGCTGCAACTGGGAGGTGTTCCACGTGTCATGTGTTGCCTATTGTGCACAAAGAGATTTCATGAGACAACTTCAACAAGTAAAACgtccaaaaataaacaatatatatacatattttcttcatGTGGACATCCCACTCTTATGTCAGCTAAATTATATGTATGCTATAAAATAAACATTGATAATATACCTTATAATAACTTTCATTTCTTAGTGCTCCGTTATTCCCAGTTAGTCTCTGGATAACTGGGTTAATGTGGCCAAAATCACTGGCATCTATTTCATGGCCATCTCCATCATACTgccaatcattaaaaaaatattattagcaAGACAATGTACTCAAAGTCATACTATATCTTCGTTTCCATTATGGATTGCAACAAGTGAGACACTTCCTTACCTTATGGTCATTAAAAATGACCGTTGTATCAGATGTATCAGTAGTGCCAGAATGGTCGGGGGTCGGTGTTGCGGGCGATGACTTGGCACCTCCCAGCGTCTCAGTACCAGAGGAGTTGGTGAGGAGGCTGTTGGCACTCTCCCGACCTGACCTGTTGTTGGAAGAGGGGCTCGACCTCTCCTTGTGGTCGATCCTCCTGGCTACGGTAAGGGAGATGATCCCCGGCGTTGGAccctgaagaaaggaaaaagggcctCAACCACTGCGCCTCACCAGCACATACAATTCAATTGTAGACGCACGCCCATCCTTCTTGATGCCAggcaccacacactcacctcctGATGCATCGCTGTCCTCAGCGTCTTCATGGCCTCGCTGTTGGGCTTGCCGAGGAGCGACATCCCGTTGATGTTGACGAGCTGGTCGTTCTGGAAGAGGCGGCCGTCGCGCGAGGCGGCCCCGCCGTGGATCACGTTCTTCACGAAGATTCCCAGGTCAACCGAGCCGTTCGGGCCCGAGCTCGTCTTGCCCTTCACGCTCACTCCTACGAAGATTAAATTTGGATCGATCAGTAAGGATGTTTGAAAATCCTGACAAAAGGAAGCTCACATCTATATTACAGGATTAAAAATCACAATGGACTCATTTCTCAGTATCAGTCGATATAAAAGCGAAGAAAATCTCACCCAGTCCAGCTCTTTCGGAGTCATGCACTGGGATTTCGAACATGAGGATTTCTCTTTGTTTCCACGGGAACATGAGGCTGTCCTCCGCTGCTTTCTCCGCCGGCTGTTGGTGCACAAAGTTTGTAGTTAGTTTGTGGCGAAGCATTGGTGTCCCCCATTTCTGTTCAGAACCTGAATGCTAGATTATTGATAGcaaattgtaaaacaaaaaagggaatggaaaaaatcAAACTGTACATAAACTATAAAATTGGTGAAACTAATTTAGCTCTAATAcagaaaatgcaaatatatacattaattagcATAAATACTGATATCACCCAACAAAACACTGAATGAAAAATCTCACAAAAATGCAGGCTATATACACATTGCAAACACCGAACTAATAATCTTTCAGGCAATGCTTATAAAAAACAAGATGCAATTTTGTTACACACAAAATGCTGTGATGACAATCTGTCTCCACACCCAACTGACTCGCAAAACTCTATAATCAATTCTCTACAACCTTGTCCTCTATGAACAGTGCctgagtggaggagaaggatcaTAATACCtggcggaggaaggggagactGTCTTGGTGGTGGTAGGAGACCTATAACAAAATGTCAAAGTCAATAACACATTCGGTCCGAGTCGGAAGCCTTAGCACTTACTGAATATCTATTGGTTCGGAACCAAGAAATATACTGGAATTGACACATCTTAATACGACTAAACTACTGAATGCTCACTTTCTATGAAACCAGGCAAACACAACAGAGCAACGCAGCGTCCAAAATGACTCACGAGGCTCCATTAGCAAATGCAACAGATTAAAAGCTTTGCGGACTCTCTTGTTAACTGCATCGGATCGTTGAATAAGTCTCTGGGTCTGAGTAGCAATTTCTAATCAGACCAACTCATTAACAGGCAAATTTCTTGAACATCTAAGAACTGACTTCAGTTAACAAGGTTCCTACGACTGAGAAAAAAAGTGCGGAAAGCGCCGAGCTAAGCAGTGCAATGTGACTATATGAAAAAAGTGCAGCTATAACAGCATGACAAAGGCCAAAAAACAAAAGCGAGCGCAAGGCAAGCCGGCCCCGCGGCGACCCGACCCGAGCCCACTCACCAGCTGTCTCGGCAGCTTCGGACTCGCGGGCTTCTCTGTCTCCGGCGTCGAGTCGGCCGTCCCCGACGCAGCCTCTCCGTTGCGCTGGTCCTGCCGAGACACCGCCAGCGTAGCTGCCCCTCCGATGGGGATCTCCCTCAGGAGGGCGGCGACCTCCGACTGACTGCGCCCCGTCACTTCCACGCCGTTCACCTCCAGCAGACGGTCGCCGATTCGGAGGTTCCCGTCCTCGATGGCCGCTCCCTGAAATGGGAAGCCAAGGTCACACTCACTCTCAGCATCTGTCAccagttaaaaaaaacatatgcaatcAAATGACGACCCCTCACCAAGAAAGTACACACCTTTGgcaatatgttttttatgtaaatggGAGCTTCTCCACCGGCGGGATTGTCTCTCGTGGTTATCGAGAAGCCGAGGCCGTGCTGGCCCTTGGTGAGGTGCACGTTGAGTCTGCGTCCGATTTTGCGCGTGTTGCTCTGCAGAATCACGGTCTGCGTGCGCGAAGAAAGCGACGCCGGAGGGACCTTCCTCGTGGACATGACGCTGGCGACCTTGGCTCCTCCGACGACTGCAAccgtaaaagataagaaaatcaaGTCCGTTTTCCcggtttctttcctttaaatGAAGCTGAAATATGACCATTTTCTGTCTGACAAATAGCCAACACAAAAAACTGACAGACGTCCTCACGTTTTTCCTCTCCTTCGACCAGCTCCGCGGCCTGCCCCGCGTACCACTCCTGCCTCTGGCCTTTGACAACACGCAGCCGTAATTCTGGCGTTAACATGGCGTCTTTGAAGATTTCTTGAGCCCTGCAGGCaacaacaaatcaataaaaaataaaaacagattaaatatgttttattttactcATACAACTTAAAATGCACGTTCGTCTTTACATCATCCTTTCAACGAAAGTCGAGCTCCTTACTTTTGGAAAGTAATATTATTGAGCGGTTTTCCGTTGATCTCGATAATCCTGTCGTGGACCTCGATCCTGCCGTCGCGGGCGATCCGTCCGCCCGGCTCGACGCCCTCCACCAGCAGGCCCTGGTCGTGCCCCGTGACGTCCGTGCTCGGGATCACGTGGATGCCCAGCGGGCCTCGGTCGTTGCTCAGTACCACGAGGATGCTGAAAGCCACACCGCGAAATTACTTTGGGTCCCGTGCTTTTGAGTTCAGCTGTATGGATATCACGCGATTTTCTGCTATTCTGACAAATATACATCCAATCGCCTTCACAAATAAGTTACAGAAAACCCGCAGGAGAGAGCTAAGCACGACCCGTGCCTCTCCAGAGGAGAACCGACCTGTTGGCCGCCTCGTCGTGCGAGGGGTCCCTGGAGTGCATGGGGGACGAGGCTGAGCCTCCCAGGGGCTCCCGCCGCCTGCCCTCGCTCGTGCCCACCACTCGGTCCGCCGCGTCTGCCCACCGCGCCATCGCCGGGTTGTCGGACAGCACCTGCGCGGAAACAAAACAATCGTCAACCGGAGATTCCTAAAGACGACGCTTATCAATCTTCAATAGGGAAACGGGATGCAAAtgggaaaatgtaaatataaattgcaTTTACAACAATCTCAAGGTTCCAAAGCTCTGCTGAGCCTTTGAGGAAACGTAAGTACCTCGCATGTCCTACAACAAAACCaaacagaaaaacgaaagagagacaagaaacaaTTGAAAAACCAACaggcagaaaaaagaaacacgagtATCTAGAAGCGCTGCAACTACCTGAACAGAACATCTATTGGTGTCTCTAGAGAATCTGGTGAAGGCGGTGGTGGCGgagtggtgggaggaggaggaggaggaggagggcgtctTCTCCTCCCCcgagccctcccccctctccccagggTCCACGAACACGTTGTCGTCCTCGTAGGAGCTGTGGCCGTCCTGGACATAGAGGTGGGGAATCTAAGTAGAtaaacgggggagagagagagggaaggagaaaaggggaagaggggaacgagtTAATGAACGCTTTGTGGGCTGCGAGAGCTTAGAGTATGTTTGATAGTGCTATAATGATCGATAATAACAAtcgtatcatcatatataataataataataataataaaatttccacAAGACACGTCCCATAGTCATGCTTGAGATAGTTAAAGCCAAGCAATGGTTCAAAATCTAAACAGAAAAAACGAATTAAATGTAAAAAGTAaccaaataatgaattaataaaacagaaacaaacaagccAACGCCAAAAAGTAACATAAAAGAGTCACAAACGAATTTGGGAACTCCCTGCGCACACTTACAACCATCTTCATGGGCGTGGAGCTGGGCGGCGCATTCTGGTCCTCGATGATGGGCGCGGCCGACCACCTCTTGGTCGGGTCGGGCGGGGCGGCGGCCGCGGGCGGGATGGGCGAGAGGCGGTTGAGCGCTGGCTCGCTCCCGCGCCGCACGTGCAGCGGCGGCGGCGTGGCGCTCAGCTCCTCGCCGGTGATCTCGATGTCGTTGCGGGTGAACGGCGCGAACTTGTGCTCCACGCCCTGCGGGGAGGCCAAGGGTCAGGgcattgcgggggggggggggcgaagtagAATTTGAAGCCAGAGAGGAAGTTACGACAGATGGGTCCGTTAAG
The Penaeus monodon isolate SGIC_2016 chromosome 18, NSTDA_Pmon_1, whole genome shotgun sequence genome window above contains:
- the LOC119584458 gene encoding partitioning defective 3 homolog isoform X10, translated to MRMRSRSVAVPSAAHNNNNHHNLNNNNSSHVGSAATTGASRSVLNIPGELKLHYSEVVSVAEKLSRLFSRTHTYHVHRRHKTLRQEPSNSWVTVHNLKQLDGGILDPDDRLNDVADDREQIIAIYDEQTHHHHHHGGDGTSASSDSENPSPDIFQGVEHKFAPFTRNDIEITGEELSATPPPLHVRRGSEPALNRLSPIPPAAAAPPDPTKRWSAAPIIEDQNAPPSSTPMKMVIPHLYVQDGHSSYEDDNVFVDPGERGEGSGEEKTPSSSSSSSHHSATTAFTRFSRDTNRCSVQVLSDNPAMARWADAADRVVGTSEGRRREPLGGSASSPMHSRDPSHDEAANSILVVLSNDRGPLGIHVIPSTDVTGHDQGLLVEGVEPGGRIARDGRIEVHDRIIEINGKPLNNITFQKAQEIFKDAMLTPELRLRVVKGQRQEWYAGQAAELVEGEEKLVGGAKVASVMSTRKVPPASLSSRTQTVILQSNTRKIGRRLNVHLTKGQHGLGFSITTRDNPAGGEAPIYIKNILPKGAAIEDGNLRIGDRLLEVNGVEVTGRSQSEVAALLREIPIGGAATLAVSRQDQRNGEAASGTADSTPETEKPASPKLPRQLVSYHHQDSLPFLRQPAEKAAEDSLMFPWKQREILMFEIPVHDSERAGLGVSVKGKTSSGPNGSVDLGIFVKNVIHGGAASRDGRLFQNDQLVNINGMSLLGKPNSEAMKTLRTAMHQEGPTPGIISLTVARRIDHKERSSPSSNNRSGRESANSLLTNSSGTETLGGAKSSPATPTPDHSGTTDTSDTTVIFNDHKYDGDGHEIDASDFGHINPVIQRLTGNNGALRNESYYKATHDTWNTSQLQQLVMRGERESVAVGGPSHNPLGSPTVNLPSRDTLIIHDDAGNHMSREICRSDGPGASAGSYSDHPSQSDDAYTSQTSLEENAAGFSRDQFGRQSMSEKRHATLDAKNTDTYQRNKKAREEREKQRQMMLAQEKLAASQGMGMGLAAMEGETREEFKPGSREVGIDLPTQDYPSLKAKQPEPSKKSSLKPSQPSSVSKNHHATLEIPRPILKPSPKLRQKANTLVNASPKAKSKQQYVRKGGSETLDRTVGRGSLKGHWSGYPRGPFSPITRSLERNHSKGNQRTTFGQDLSAMISNWAARNRELLSRDAAVMGGKLLVRASSDESLASQNLQRTNSHAHEQPSSSSSQHEHLPPQDALRSRLDVGPGLGMKKSSSLESLQTMVQEMALEEEGHRMGSGRVPRGRGCNESFRAAVDRSYDVPLTGLRNKMETQDFFSHEEYFGYLVAEEESESSGSGFGRGNSRQSSVNSAVDDKYKKVGKKKPGIFKGLGSMFRFGKHRKSIDNPNGLTSKGDGEADRSEGRTEVDRAEVERLAAARRLQQEEHDRMQEQYRRMIENTARSSQQQQQPQMRPDEGEPSRSERMHQLRAEHQRRHAQRNRTYPTDDLEERYESAIKQGHRQAKSYPAPRSHRRSQSQDLIVERRALSRTERLDPVPSEPKPDIRHMRSHSYDLYGDNGGRPGSRTAYADPHKYSHYVNYEQIQQHLRREAREYQSQRGPRDSAREHQHRPVSNYYEYESVQAMISHAQDNSSTSLPRRHHPPPPGPPPVAAAAVAKNASNNNASHNNNLFPGVSQPHHMMMYKQISGSSVHSTHSAHGGQMGNYGQTMSNMGHRGHNEHSRDMPHQEGLYGSSYRPASHYTGPHHKPPPPPPHHHTTTLTVPGSKV
- the LOC119584458 gene encoding partitioning defective 3 homolog isoform X5 codes for the protein MRMRSRSVAVPSAAHNNNNHHNLNNNNSSHVGSAATTGASRSVLNIPGELKLHYSEVVSVAEKLSRLFSRTHTYHVHRRHKTLRQEPSNSWVTVHNLKQLDGGILDPDDRLNDVADDREQIIAIYDEQTHHHHHHGGDGTSASSDSENPSPDIFQGVEHKFAPFTRNDIEITGEELSATPPPLHVRRGSEPALNRLSPIPPAAAAPPDPTKRWSAAPIIEDQNAPPSSTPMKMVIPHLYVQDGHSSYEDDNVFVDPGERGEGSGEEKTPSSSSSSSHHSATTAFTRFSRDTNRCSVQVLSDNPAMARWADAADRVVGTSEGRRREPLGGSASSPMHSRDPSHDEAANSILVVLSNDRGPLGIHVIPSTDVTGHDQGLLVEGVEPGGRIARDGRIEVHDRIIEINGKPLNNITFQKAQEIFKDAMLTPELRLRVVKGQRQEWYAGQAAELVEGEEKLVGGAKVASVMSTRKVPPASLSSRTQTVILQSNTRKIGRRLNVHLTKGQHGLGFSITTRDNPAGGEAPIYIKNILPKGAAIEDGNLRIGDRLLEVNGVEVTGRSQSEVAALLREIPIGGAATLAVSRQDQRNGEAASGTADSTPETEKPASPKLPRQLVSYHHQDSLPFLRQPAEKAAEDSLMFPWKQREILMFEIPVHDSERAGLGVSVKGKTSSGPNGSVDLGIFVKNVIHGGAASRDGRLFQNDQLVNINGMSLLGKPNSEAMKTLRTAMHQEGPTPGIISLTVARRIDHKERSSPSSNNRSGRESANSLLTNSSGTETLGGAKSSPATPTPDHSGTTDTSDTTVIFNDHKYDGDGHEIDASDFGHINPVIQRLTGNNGALRNESYYKATHDTWNTSQLQQLVMRGERESVAVGGPSHNPLGSPTVNLPSRDTLIIHDDAGNHMSREICRSDGPGASAGSYSDHPSQSDDAYTSQTSLEENAAGFSRDQFGRQSMSEKRHATLDAKNTDTYQRNKKAREEREKQRQMMLAQEKLAASQGMGMGLAAMEGETREEFKPGSREVGIDLPTQDYPSLKAKQPEPSKKSSLKPSQPSSVSKNHHATLEIPRPILKPSPKLRQKANTLVNASPKAKSKQQYVRKGGSETLDRTVGRGSLKGHWSGYPRGPFSPITRSLERNHSKGNQRTTFGQDLSAMISNWAARNRELLSRDAAVMGGKLLVRASSDESLASQNLQRTNSHAHEQPSSSSSQHEHLPPQDALRSRLDVGPGLGMKKSSSLESLQTMVQEMALEEEGHRMGSGRVPRGRGCNESFRAAVDRSYDVPLTGLRNKMETLAEEESESSGSGFGRGNSRQSSVNSAVDDKYKKVGKKKPGIFKGLGSMFRFGKHRKSIDNPNGLTSKGDGEADRSEGRTEVDRAEVERLAAARRLQQEEHDRMQEQYRRMIENTARSSQQQQQPQMRPDEGEPSRSERMHQLRAEHQRRHAQRNRTYPTDDLEERYESAIKQGHRQAKSYPAPRSHRRSQSQDLIVERRALSRTERLDPVPSEPKPDIRHMRSHSYDLYGDNGGRPGSRTAYADPHKYSHYVNYEQIQQHLRKNKEQERLKKLASQQYQDFREKQTRRQQESSPTTLLHKLEETFIHESIIASREAREYQSQRGPRDSAREHQHRPVSNYYEYESVQAMISHAQDNSSTSLPRRHHPPPPGPPPVAAAAVAKNASNNNASHNNNLFPGVSQPHHMMMYKQISGSSVHSTHSAHGGQMGNYGQTMSNMGHRGHNEHSRDMPHQEGLYGSSYRPASHYTGPHHKPPPPPPHHHTTTLTVPGSKV